The sequence TGTAGAAATGTTGGGTCATAGAGGTGATGGTGTGTGTCCCTCCAGGCACAACAACACAGGACCTTTAACAGTGCCGTAGTGAGGCAGGCCGGTGTAGGCCACTACACTAAGCCTTTGTACTCCCTCAAcggacaaacacacacgcacaacaGTCACACGATGGATGATGATGCAGAATATGACGACTATGCCGATGATGAGGTGCTTTTTGTGTAATTTGTTGCATGAATTACATAATTATGACTCTTATTCAAACAAAGCTACACTTTTACTGTTATGATTATTATTCATAAACAAGCATTATATAATTGTTcacttacttttttttatttattattgactgCCTACTTAAGGAGCAACacagttgaataaaaaaaaaaatcatgtatttttaCCTTTAACAGATTCTTACAGCTCAAGACCTTGTAGACTTCTCACCTGTTTACAGGTGTTTACACATCTATACTGTGCTGGTAGGTTTACCACCAACAAATTCAATTTTAGTTTAAGATTTGTTTCAGAGTATCAACATACCTTATATTTGTTGGTCTGCAGGGAGACCGAGAAACATTTGAAAATTATTACAGGAAGCAGAGGAAAAAGCAGGCCAGGCTTGTTCTACAACCACAGGCGAATATGGTAAGTAAGAGCAAATGAGGCAGAAGGAAAAACCTGTGATCTCCATGGTGAAATTGTGAAGATGTACCCCACCTGTTCCCCTaagacgggggtcggcaacccgcggctcgagagccgcatgcggctctttagtgccgcccttgtggctccctgtggcattttcaaaaatgtatgaaaatggaaaaagatggggggaaatacattttttgttttaatattgtttctgtaggaagaaaaacatgacacaaaccttcctaattgttagaaagcccactgtttaatatgtttgtgtttatgcctcACTAGTGAGAGTTTTTGGCAAGCGCctatttgtcctactaatttcggcggtccttgaacttgctgtagttgtgtggactgtgacgcagcagtttgtttgcatgtataactttttccgacgctgccacagaaagacgtaacttatgccactccttctttgtctaattttgtctaccaaatgttttatgctgtgtgtgaatgcacaacggtgagctttgttaatgttattgacttgttggagtgcctaATCAAGCATATTTTtgttaatcgatgctaacatgccattaggctagttgtatgtacacattgcatcattatgcctcatttgtaggtatatttgagcttatttaatttcctttacttatgtcctctgtgtatttaattcatatttgcatgtctcatgacaccttatctgtatgtaatattggctgcatttatgatagtctgtgtgccatgttgttccagaccacagcaaactagCTTgcaaagacagcctgccgtttcctttaacttaaacacacatatctatacttttggacattctaagccagtaattttcaggagttatctcaccctctgagaagcttcCATTTTACTaaagttttccaatgttgtaaaaatgtgtacactAAATATTAGGGTAAAtttaaacatttctgtcaacaaagatttgcgtcagcctgcaccacattttgatagtaggctaaaatagctaatatagacatttaaatcatgtgttgccttcattataacacgtatataaggcaTTTAATTGtttgcgactccagacagatttgttgtttgtatttttggttcaatatggctccttcaacattttgagttgccgacccctgtcctaggatAAGCGGCACAACCAATAATATTCAAATGACATATAAAAACAACACTATCACTTTTGTGCCAGACATTTAGACACAACACACACCTACAATCAAGTACAATAAACCCATGTGTGCATTTATAATGTCCTTATTAGGCTGTAGACCAGCATGGTGGCGGGATTGTCTCCTGCTCTCCAGTGACCCTAATGAGTACAGGCGGTATAAAGATGTGTATGGATGTACACCCCAGTTCAAAAGTCGGGTCACTTTGCTTAGTAGTAAATTAGTCATCTCCCAACTTGATGGTATTGTTTTATaattcacacacaaacacacacacatacacccctCTCCCCTCCCCCATCCCAAACGTTGTtacatttgtgctggtttgtcCTGTCAAAAAACAATTGTGGTATTAATATTTCGGGCTAcgtttaaacaacaaaaaagtaaTTGCATTAAAACTATAATAGCACAATTTTTTTTGACAGCTCAAACCAGCACATATGTGTGGAACAAGTTTGGTGAAATGTGGACAATCATGTGGGTGACCTTACTGGTCAGAATATGTACTTTAGcattacttaaaggcctactgaaatgcgattttcttattcaaacggggatagcaggtccattctatgtgtcatacttgatcatttcgcgatattgccatatttttgctgaaaggatttagtagagaacatcgacgataaagtttgcaacttttggtcgctgataaaaaagccttgcctctatcggaagtagcagacgagtagcgtgacgtcacaggttgtggagctcctcacatctgcacattgtttacaatcatggccaccagcagcgagagcgatttggaccgagaaagggacgatttccccattaatttgagcaaggatgaaagatttgtggatgaagaaagtgagagtgaaggactagagggcagtgggagcgattcagatagggaagatgctgtgagaggcgggtgggacctgatattcagctgggaatgactaaaacagtaaataaacactacacatatatatactctattagtcacaacacaaccaggcttatatttaatatgccacatattaataccgcataacaaacacctcccccctcccgtccatataacccgccaatataactcaaacacctgcacaacacactcaatcccacagcccaaagtaccgttcacctccccaaagttcatacagcacatatatttccccaaagtccccaaagttacgtacgtgagactttttgagacttttattagtaggttgcacagtgaagtacatattccgtacaactgaccactaaatggtaacacccgaataagtttttcaacttgtttaagtcgaggtccacttaaattgattcatgatacagagatatactatcatatatactatcatcataatacagtcatcacacaagataatcatcagggtgtatacattgaattacttacgtgacatgcacatagcggcacgcacgtacgggcaagcgatcaaatgtttggaagcgtactcacggtaccgtgtctgcgtatccaactcaaagtcctcctggtaagagtctctgttgtcccagttctccacaggctaatggtaaagattgactgtcatctttcgggaatgtaaacaatgaaacaccggccgtgtttgtgttgctgaagtcggcagcaatacaccacttccctcctacagctttcttctttgctgtctccattgttcattgaacaaattgcaaaagattcaccaacacagatgtccagaatactgtggaattttgcgatgaaacagacgacttaatagctggccgccatgctgtctcaaaatgtccgcgacgtcacgcgctgacgtcatcataccgagacgttttcagcaggatatgtcacgcgaaatttaaaattgcactttagtaaactaacccggccgtattggcatgtgttgcaatgttaagatttcatcattgatgtataaactatcagactgcgtggtcggtagtagtgggtttcagtaggcctttaaaaacgtTATCAGCACAAATGGAAATTTTTACAGCACAAACGGTGTACAAACCAACGGCAGTGGCATTTCAATATTTGCAATAACAAGGGGTGCCATCTTCACACAAGAAGCATCGTACACTGGGCACCAGGCATCGCAGGCACATAGTGAAAATGTACCCCACACACTCTATGAAAGTCAGCTAGCAATTTTCTCAATGCTACAAAAATTGTATAAGCtagttactttgaatttcacATGTGCTTGCAGCTATTTTTGTTGACAGTGTGTGCTTGTTTTGTGTTTGCAGCATGAAACAGTTGAGGGATATAGACGATACTTCAATCAGATTGTTGGGTAAGGTGCTTTTCCAAAATCACAGCATATTGGATCTAATTTACTGTAACTCTGAGTTTTTTAAACGGAATGGCTTTGTGATCATGGTAAAATTAGTTAGGATGACTTCTTTGTTCATTAGGTTCTTTGTTGTGGAGGACCATATCCTCCATGCCACCCAGGGCCTGGTGACGAGAGCTTACACTGATGAGCTATGGAATATGGCTCTCTCAAAGATCATCGCTGTGCTACGCACGCACTCTGTAGGCTTCCACACACACTTGCATTAATGCACACACACCAGCAGGGAGTTGTATGTGAATGCAGATAAGACTGTTGAGAGTTAATTGAGATAATAGAGGTTTCTTTTCATCCTAGAAGAGGCTTCTTTCACTAgcattcacacgcacacacaaaacacTGCAGAGGTCAGCACACCCACCAACACTAATGATGAGAAGGGGTCAAAACACACATGCACTTGCAGCCAAAGAAGAGGTCATTGGGGCCTTAATGAGAGACAGATTGCCACAATAACAGCAGATTAAGATGGCATATTCCTGACTGCTGGGCTCCAGTCACTTGTAAATGGGCGAGAGGATTATGCTAACAGGCCAGAGAATGGGACGCACAGTGTGGGGTTAGACTGACAAAGAGCGCAGGTCTCCCCCCCCAGCTAGGGGAGCCAGGAGCCCCTTTTTTGGGCTATGACGCAGGCAGCTCCACATTTACAATTATTACATGGTAAACCAACAGGGAGGGTCTTTCCTTGTACTGTAGATGAGTTGGAGTATTTTAACCACCATATCTATAGATTACAATTATAAAATACTATTGATTTTCTTCTATTTTGTAGTATTAATTATAGCTTGATTTTGGAGGACCTTATCTTTTTCTTCTGTACACATGGGCTAGACGGAGCAAAATATGTACACTACACTACAATTCTTGCTATACTTTAAGATGTATACCAGTGCTTTGATTTGCTGCTGGTAATTGTACTCCCCAGCTGGTTAGTTTTTGTCCCCGTTTGTGTCTAAATAAACAGAGGCGGGCCAGTGCTGCTTCATGTCAAATCTCAGGCCTTGTCCATTCTACTCATTGATTTACACACTCCAGTGTTTGACAGGATCCTTGAATCAGGGGTTACCAAACTTAGTAGTGGTACCTCAAAGCTCATAAATCATTCTGCACTATAGACAATTGGAGGGACTCTCTCTAACTTGACCCTTTCCAAAATCTTCTTTGCTATTTGTTTCACGGTACTCCAGCGAACATTTTTAGTATTGTGCCAACAATAAGCAATGCAACAAGAATGGTTTAATAATACAGCTACTGATTTGTTTCTTCTTTCAGTCATACTGCGAGGATCCAGACTTGGTCCTAGAGCTGAAGAACCTTATTGTTATCTTTGCTGACACACTACAGGTTGTCAATTTTTATCATGACTAAGGTTCATTACTAAACATTATGTGACTTATTTCTGTGtttctatatttgtatatgaAGGGTTTTGGCTTCCCTGTGAATCGGCTCTTTGACTTGCTGTTTGAGGTCAGAGACCAGTACAATGAAACTCTGCTGAAGAAATGGGCACTGGTATTCAGGTGGGATTGAACAATGTTCTGTTtatctatacttttttttttgtcccctttAAGTGCAAGACATACCTGGAAGAAAGTACTTATTTCAAGTTCCCAACTTACATTAAAATGTAAAAGCGCATCATCTTTGCAACAGAGTGCGacacaatgtttaaaaaaactaacttgtattttATCAAGGAAAATAGCCCTATGCCAAATGTGACCTGGTGAAGAAAACCTTGTTGGCAAAAAGAAGTCAGATATTTTTGCGGTTGGTCACAGAAGATACTTTGTTTAGAGAAACTGTCGCAAAGCAGAattttcccaattttttttttggcagtagGAATTATGTTTTAGAGTCATAGTCTCTGCATTTATCTGCCTCAAAAAACATTAAGTCAAGAATAATGTCAAGCTTAATTTtagtctccatccatccattcatcctttttctaccgcttatccctttcgggttcgcgggggtgctggagcctatctcagctgcattcgggcggtaggcggggtacaccctggacaagtcgccacttcatcacagggccaacacagatagacagacaacattcacacattagggccaattttactgttgccaatcaacctatccccaggtgcatgtctttagtcTCATCTGACCATATCATGTTCTTCCAAGTCGAAGTCATTCAGGTATTCATTGCCAACTTATATTTACATAGGGATGTGAAATGATTGCGTTATTTGCGATTCATTAATTACAGTTGTATTTAAAGTATGGAATGACCAgccttggaggatgttcatttagTTGCTTAATTTTGTAGAAAGAAAACAGGTAACAGATATGACACAAAACTACAGTCGTTTCAAACAGCAACTTTCTAGCTTTAGGAAATGCTAAAAGAAATCAAAAATATAAATTGTGATAGTAACAGTTACATTTTTAGATCAACCAGAGTAAAAAAGATATGTAATTCCTCAATTCCGAGTAAAaattgatcagaatcagaatcagaaatactttattaatccctgagggatcAATGCATTTATATTTTCAACACAATTAATTATAGAattatgtaaaacaaaaaaaacactacaacacaccactagtactttgttgcaccacctctggcttatataacagcttgcagtctctgaggTTTTAACATATTGAGTGACCAACTGTACTCTTTGTACTGTCATTGGTCCAGATTCTAGAAACAGTTTTATATTACAACATTGCGTGATGATTTACCTTCTTGAAGAGGGTTGATAATCTTCTCCTTTTGTTTCAACTGACATCTCTGgtattcatgtcaatccacctggtgcaaaGGCTCTTTAAGATATTAACACTTATTTTTAACTGCAGACCAATGAACAAAATAAATCTGATGGAGGTGTTAGCTTTGGAAATGAAAATGTATAGGGTGATACTGACTACCACTATTTATAGTCTTCATTGAAATTTGCTATTTGAAATGgattatagttttgtgtcatgtctgttctctgtttttttttctactaaatcaaacaactgaatgaacactctccaagtctggtgattccataaTTGGAGAATGCCGAGTCAAATACAATACTGTTGTCTGTAACTGTATTTCTACTTGTTATTTTAGTCGGGTCATTTTATTTTATGAGCAAAGGTAAAACATTATCGTGCAGTGTGGAATTAGAGTCAAAGCTTGTTCACAATGAGTTTGCCACACTTTCTACAAGGTGTTCACATTGGAGGAAATCTGCTAAAACTGGCACATTTTGGGAGTATTATTATGACTCTCAGAACACAAATGCACGTCTCTATCCTTGAGTGCCTAACATAagctgcttcttttttttctatttgtgTCTGTACAGTTACTACTTTTACTAACTACCCATCGTGGGCTTCTTAAATTTGAAATGTGCAAAATGTGCTTTTGTCAAATTGTAATACACAGAATGCAAGATTGTAATGTATCATGAGTATCGTTTAAGCAATGAACTATATATTTCTGCAGGGAGATCTTCGAAATGGATAACTACAGTCCCATACCTGTCGAAACAGAAGAGGAGTATAAACTGGTAGTCAGCCGTTTTCCCTTCCATGATGCTGAGGTAGAAAAGGTATTAAAATAAACCAATTGTGCATGAACACAAGTGGATTAAACCATAGATACAGCATTGATTCATACATCTAATTTGATAAAACAtcttaattataatatatattataagtaTAGAGTCAATTATAATTTCCAATAAAAATTCCTCTCTAACCATCTCCTATAGAACCAGGAAACTAGTGGAATTATAATTCCGTGTTGTCATTTTCTTATGAATGTAAAAGAAAGCCCTTCAAAAATGCATGCAAAGTTCAATTGAAATAAATTTTCAATAAAGAccctattttgtgtgtgtgtgtgtgtgtgtgtgtgtgtgtgtgtgtgtgtgtgtgtgtgtgtgtgtgtgtgtgtgtgtgtgtgtgtgtgtgtgtgtgtgtgtgtgtgtgtgtgtgtgtgtgtgtgtgtgtgtgtgtgtgtgtgtgtgtgtgtgtgtgtgtgtgtgtgtgtgtgtgtgtgtgtgtgtgtgtgtgtgtgtgtgtgtgtgtgtgtgtgtgtgtgtgtgtgtgtgtgtgtgagtagcaGGACTTTCCCAAGAAGCTGCCGATGTCTCAGTCGGTCCCACAGATATATATGCAAGTGAAAGAGTTCATTTATGCCAGTCTCAAGTTCTCTGAGTCGCTACACCGCAGGTATGTCTCTCTCAATAAAGGTCAATTAATGTGTACTGTAATTACTTCAGTAATTCACAGTGTATCTTAACGACACATCCAAGTAGCATTTCATCTAGACAATgcctttcattttttttattgtgatggACAAGTTCTTTATTTTTCATCCAGTTCAACAGAGATTGATGATATGTTGCGAAAGTCAACCAACCTGCTGCTGACAAGAACACTTAGCTGTTGTTTGCAAAACCTCATTAAGAAGCCACACATAGGACTTACTGAGGTATTAACAAAACATTACCGATGAAGTTCACCCCGATTTATTTTGGTTGATTTATTCAAAGTGAAAATTGTATGTTCTCTCTGAAGCTGGTTCAAATCATCATCAACACCACCCACCTGGAGCAAGCCTGCAGGTATCTTGAGGAGTTTATAACAAACATTACCAATGTGTCCCCTGAAACAGTACACACTACAAGACTTTACGGCTTGTCTACCTTCAAGGTAAGACACTTGGTCATCATTTCCTTTATTCAATAGAAAAGTTTTAGTCCCacgacatatatatttttttaatctgtaaaTTATATATTAACGTgtctagaattttttttttttttaattattagtcCTGCGTCCTTCCATGCTGTTCCCATCCATCTATAATTATAGAGATATATTACAAATGGACCACAGTCCACTCCGAGATGCTCGTCGAACTTCAATATTTGGAATAATTTGTTCCAAAGTCCGGCAGCACTGTGGCAGTGAAGTAATTATGTCTGCCTTATAGTTTGGAAGTTCTGGATTTGAATCTTGGACCTGTTATTAAAATATTGATTCAAACTCTTCTTATACAATTACTAAAGTGGCCGTATTATGttattttcctacatttaaaacacttccttgtggtctatacaTAATGGTGTAATTAATGGTGGTgcttttggtcaaaattttgcatagatttggtTTTAaaaaccatcttcaagctgcgtTCTGACTGTCTCATCTTGTGgaaggtcttatttacgtgccaaagccctcctccaggccaagcaTTCTTCGACTGCGTCTCCactccgtcagccatgttgtagtttttagtgctttgaTATCTTGTCTACCAACAGATATTAAGTATGCTACATGTACGTAtgctacaaatggcaacagcgcaggattttagcatgcatgtgcatgtacaagccagtatCCCCCACAAGAGAATAAAAAtaaagagcttattgactacaacattGGAGTACAACTGGATAAAAATGGCAGACTtgtgcaaagctctttgggtaaacctctaccatatggagatatctgctgacgtaactaGGGCAAAATACGTCATTAAAGTCTCATTTGAACCAAGTTTGAAATAAGGCtacattgttttataaatatcgctGACATGCTTCTATGGTTGGATATCACAttttcccaaatacacaaaaacaggtgccaacaggtaagaaaagttggctttGCAAAGTAGGACCCCTTTAAAGGTTTTTAGACTACAAGTATATAGTAATAAGGCCAATCTAAATGCTTGGTGTAATGTATGTACATGTTTTAGATAATGTACAAGTTTTAGGCATATGCAATACATATTTAACAGCATTCTACAGAATGAATACTGCCTATTGTATGATGTAAGAAATACAAGTAAAAGTTGGTATTACAATTAgtgtatttatagagcacaaccaTCTTAATGCAGTGCAGGGGGAGTATAGAAAATACTTGCTTATGTATTTGGGAGCCAGCTGGATGGTGATCATTTGGCATTTCTGCCTTGCGTCGATGGACACGGCCTGATGCAACATGCCATGAGCCTGGTTAGGCAAGTTCTAGTTGCATTCCGTGTGGGATCTTGGATCATTTTGTGGAAGTCATTGTCCAAGAGCCTTTGCCACACTGTATACAATAGCTATAAAGTAGCAGAAGAATACTGTAGAAGTCCCAACACAATCATGGATTTATGTGGGAATCAGCAGTTTTATTGTTTTGTAATATCCACACAAATTCCCGAGAGTAGTGAGGTGGGGATTGTGGCATCGATTCACCAACGTAGCATCTTTATTGTCCACATAAAGATTCTCCGAGACTGTTCTGAGGTTTATCCACTCTATAAGAcgctgctttttgttttgtttttccagtACAAAAGCACCATTTGTCCTTTCTGTTGAGAATGTGAGTCCGCTTAGTTTAACAGCAACTTTTAGTAGAAATTAATATTCTCTTCATCTTCTCTTTTCACTTTTCTATCTTCTGTCTTCATGTTCTTCTCTCCTGACCAcctttcattaaatatgtcacAGGGACAAAATGTCTAAACAGAATTCAATCCTACCGAGGTGCTCTCGTGATATGCTAAAGTCACATATGGCTGCAGTTTAATCTTAGGGGcatttttgtcaacattttattCACATTCAAATTTCACGGCACAGACTAGTTAAATTAAGATATTGAATATGTAGCCCTATGAATACTTATGGAAGATGTTTTCCAGGATGCCCGACATGCAGCAGAAGGAGAAATTTACACCAAATTGAACCAGAAAATAGATGAGTTTATTCAGCTGGCAGATTATGAATGGGGCATGGCGGAGTCAGATGGCCGGGCATCTGGCTATCTCATGGACCTGATAAATTTCCTGCGATCCACGTTTCAAGTCTTCACACACCTCCCGGTGAGTTGGCCCCATCTGTTAACCTGGGCACATCGTTATCTTGACTGCATGACTTTTTTGGAAATGTGAAGGCATTTTTTGTTACGttgtttgaactttttttttcaattgttgaATGTTTGTAAAGGGAAAATACTGGGTACAACATGTTTAAGATTGGTCAATACTCATAGCAGTAACCATGCTCTTATTTGGCATGTCATCTGCACCAAATGAGGCcattctttgttgtttttttgacatcGTGAGAATGACTTGCTGTAGTTATGCTTTTGCAATTCCAGCCCATTTGGTTTCCTAATTATTGAGCGCTTTACTCCCAAATATTCACTTTTGTGCCTAGTTTTGTTTGtggtttttgtattatttaagaAAATATCCCCTGCTTCCACAATAACATCTCTATTAATGAACAGCACTATGATTGTTTTCCCTCCTGCTTTTTTTCCCTCATAATCTGCATTCTTTTAAGCATGCGGTCGCTACTTAAAATTTACCTCCTCCTGTCCATTTATTCTTGCCACATTTCTTTCCCTTTTCCCCACTCCTCGTCCGTTTTGGTTTGGTTTGGGGTCTGCTCAGAATAACAACAATGAACATCCATCAATGTCGGT is a genomic window of Nerophis lumbriciformis linkage group LG11, RoL_Nlum_v2.1, whole genome shotgun sequence containing:
- the exoc6 gene encoding exocyst complex component 6 isoform X2, coding for MAENATMESITEHERILQEIESTDTACVGPTLRSIYNDQPNAHKRFMEKLDARIRNHDREIEKMCNFHHQGFVDAITELLKVRTDAEKLMSQVTDTNRRLQEAGREVTAQTEEVIRCRIQQRNMTTTVEKLQLCIPVLEMYSKLKEQLESRRYYAALKTMEQLEKVYIPRVSQYRFCQIMAENLPILREEIKEISMSDLKDFLESIRKHSDKVGETAMRQAQQHRTFNSAVVRQAGVGHYTKPLYSLNGQTHTHNSHTMDDDAEYDDYADDEILTAQDLVDFSPVYRCLHIYTVLGDRETFENYYRKQRKKQARLVLQPQANMHETVEGYRRYFNQIVGFFVVEDHILHATQGLVTRAYTDELWNMALSKIIAVLRTHSSYCEDPDLVLELKNLIVIFADTLQGFGFPVNRLFDLLFEVRDQYNETLLKKWALVFREIFEMDNYSPIPVETEEEYKLVVSRFPFHDAEVEKQDFPKKLPMSQSVPQIYMQVKEFIYASLKFSESLHRSSTEIDDMLRKSTNLLLTRTLSCCLQNLIKKPHIGLTELVQIIINTTHLEQACRYLEEFITNITNVSPETVHTTRLYGLSTFKDARHAAEGEIYTKLNQKIDEFIQLADYEWGMAESDGRASGYLMDLINFLRSTFQVFTHLPGKVAQTACMSACKHLSTSLMQMLLDTELKQISMGAIQQFNLDVIQCELFASSEPVPGFQGDTLQLAFIDLRQLLDLFMVWDWSTYLADYGQPTSKYLRVNPATALALLEKAFKARLRTAWEQWMTEGEHTFTKTGRQRRTTYANICQWIVNAWADISVTTVVRAFRKAGFTELRRDGAGHFGSRIRPTF
- the exoc6 gene encoding exocyst complex component 6 isoform X4, with protein sequence MAENATMESITEHERILQEIESTDTACVGPTLRSIYNDQPNAHKRFMEKLDARIRNHDREIEKMCNFHHQGFVDAITELLKVRTDAEKLMSQVTDTNRRLQEAGREVTAQTEEVIRCRIQQRNMTTTVEKLQLCIPVLEMYSKLKEQLESRRYYAALKTMEQLEKVYIPRVSQYRFCQIMAENLPILREEIKEISMSDLKDFLESIRKHSDKVGETAMRQAQQHRTFNSAVVRQAGVGHYTKPLYSLNGQTHTHNSHTMDDDAEYDDYADDEILTAQDLVDFSPVYRCLHIYTVLGDRETFENYYRKQRKKQARLVLQPQANMHETVEGYRRYFNQIVGFFVVEDHILHATQGLVTRAYTDELWNMALSKIIAVLRTHSSYCEDPDLVLELKNLIVIFADTLQGFGFPVNRLFDLLFEVRDQYNETLLKKWALVFREIFEMDNYSPIPVETEEEYKLVVSRFPFHDAEVEKQDFPKKLPMSQSVPQIYMQVKEFIYASLKFSESLHRSSTEIDDMLRKSTNLLLTRTLSCCLQNLIKKPHIGLTELVQIIINTTHLEQACRYLEEFITNITNVSPETVHTTRLYGLSTFKDARHAAEGEIYTKLNQKIDEFIQLADYEWGMAESDGRASGYLMDLINFLRSTFQVFTHLPGKVAQTACMSACKHLSTSLMQMLLDTELKQISMGAIQQFNLDVIQCELFASSEPVPGFQGDTLQLAFIDLRQLLDLFMVWDWSTYLADYGQPTSKYLRVNPATALALLEKMKDTNKKNNIFSQFRKNDRDKQKLIETVVKQLRSLVSGMSS
- the exoc6 gene encoding exocyst complex component 6 isoform X1, which gives rise to MAENATMESITEHERILQEIESTDTACVGPTLRSIYNDQPNAHKRFMEKLDARIRNHDREIEKMCNFHHQGFVDAITELLKVRTDAEKLMSQVTDTNRRLQEAGREVTAQTEEVIRCRIQQRNMTTTVEKLQLCIPVLEMYSKLKEQLESRRYYAALKTMEQLEKVYIPRVSQYRFCQIMAENLPILREEIKEISMSDLKDFLESIRKHSDKVGETAMRQAQQHRTFNSAVVRQAGVGHYTKPLYSLNGQTHTHNSHTMDDDAEYDDYADDEILTAQDLVDFSPVYRCLHIYTVLGDRETFENYYRKQRKKQARLVLQPQANMHETVEGYRRYFNQIVGFFVVEDHILHATQGLVTRAYTDELWNMALSKIIAVLRTHSSYCEDPDLVLELKNLIVIFADTLQGFGFPVNRLFDLLFEVRDQYNETLLKKWALVFREIFEMDNYSPIPVETEEEYKLVVSRFPFHDAEVEKQDFPKKLPMSQSVPQIYMQVKEFIYASLKFSESLHRSSTEIDDMLRKSTNLLLTRTLSCCLQNLIKKPHIGLTELVQIIINTTHLEQACRYLEEFITNITNVSPETVHTTRLYGLSTFKDARHAAEGEIYTKLNQKIDEFIQLADYEWGMAESDGRASGYLMDLINFLRSTFQVFTHLPNNNNEHPSMSGKVAQTACMSACKHLSTSLMQMLLDTELKQISMGAIQQFNLDVIQCELFASSEPVPGFQGDTLQLAFIDLRQLLDLFMVWDWSTYLADYGQPTSKYLRVNPATALALLEKAFKARLRTAWEQWMTEGEHTFTKTGRQRRTTYANICQWIVNAWADISVTTVVRAFRKAGFTELRRDGAGHFGSRIRPTF
- the exoc6 gene encoding exocyst complex component 6 isoform X3, yielding MAENATMESITEHERILQEIESTDTACVGPTLRSIYNDQPNAHKRFMEKLDARIRNHDREIEKMCNFHHQGFVDAITELLKVRTDAEKLMSQVTDTNRRLQEAGREVTAQTEEVIRCRIQQRNMTTTVEKLQLCIPVLEMYSKLKEQLESRRYYAALKTMEQLEKVYIPRVSQYRFCQIMAENLPILREEIKEISMSDLKDFLESIRKHSDKVGETAMRQAQQHRTFNSAVVRQAGVGHYTKPLYSLNGQTHTHNSHTMDDDAEYDDYADDEILTAQDLVDFSPVYRCLHIYTVLGDRETFENYYRKQRKKQARLVLQPQANMHETVEGYRRYFNQIVGFFVVEDHILHATQGLVTRAYTDELWNMALSKIIAVLRTHSSYCEDPDLVLELKNLIVIFADTLQGFGFPVNRLFDLLFEVRDQYNETLLKKWALVFREIFEMDNYSPIPVETEEEYKLVVSRFPFHDAEVEKQDFPKKLPMSQSVPQIYMQVKEFIYASLKFSESLHRSSTEIDDMLRKSTNLLLTRTLSCCLQNLIKKPHIGLTELVQIIINTTHLEQACRYLEEFITNITNVSPETVHTTRLYGLSTFKDARHAAEGEIYTKLNQKIDEFIQLADYEWGMAESDGRASGYLMDLINFLRSTFQVFTHLPNNNNEHPSMSGKVAQTACMSACKHLSTSLMQMLLDTELKQISMGAIQQFNLDVIQCELFASSEPVPGFQGDTLQLAFIDLRQLLDLFMVWDWSTYLADYGQPTSKYLRVNPATALALLEKMKDTNKKNNIFSQFRKNDRDKQKLIETVVKQLRSLVSGMSS